TTATGGAATAGTGATTATGAAAATGACGTTTTAGTCCAGCAGCTCTTTTGCTTTGACATAGTTGAATACGGGGCCCTCCAGGCAAACATAGGTCTCATTGATTTTGCAGTGTCCGCATTTGCCAACGGCACAGGACATCTTTCTTTCAAAGGATACCCATATTTTTGATTCATCCACCCCGTTTGCAATCAGTTCCATGGCGGAAAAATGCATCATAATAGGGGGCCCCACAACAACTACGTTGAAGTCGTCAAAGGATGCAAAGGGAATTTTCTTAATATGCTCTGTGACAAGACCGGTTTCAAACCCCGGTGCTGCAGTATTGTCCAGTGTCGCAGTCATATGGAATCGTTCCTGAAATCGGCGAATATCATCGGTAAACAACACTGCATCCACATCCTTAAAGCCGGAAATCAGATAAACTGATTTGCAGATTTCGGGATGGTCATAAAAATGATTGATCAACGTTCTGACTGGGGCAAGCCCTGTTCCGCCAGTGATAAAGACCAGATTCTTATTCTCAAACTGCTCTACAGGAAATGCATTTCCGTAGGGTCCTCTCATAAACAGGGTGTCACCGGCCTTAAGCCCGAACACCCCTTCGGTGAGTCTTCCCACCTTGCGGATGGTGAATTCCACATACCCCTGACCTTTTCCGCTGACGGATATGGGTGCTTCTCCAATTTTGGGTATGGAGAGCATGAAAAACTGCCCGTGCTGTGTCGCCGCATCACAAGCAACCCGGAAGGTATATTCTGCCTGTGTTTCTTTTAACACATTCAAAATTTCATGCGGCTGTGGCATCATAATATTCTTCATCATCGTTCCACCTTCCTGTTCGGGTTTTCAGCGGTTCGCCCAGCTGCAGCATCAGCTCTGCCGGCAGGCTCACCGACTGCTGCTATTCTGTCACCGCGCAGTCCTGCGGCAGTTGTATTGCCGACAGTGCGCTCCAATTCCTCTGACAATCTGCAGATGGTATCAAAAAAGGAAATTTCTTTTGGACATCTCTTGTCACATCGTCCGCATCCGACGCACATGTGCGCTTCACCTCCGAAACGGAGGTTGTAGTCGTACAGCTTGTGAAGGGTTTTAAACCTCATGTTGGCTCCCGGCGTTTTCCGAAATCGGCTGCCTCCTGCTGTCATGGTGTAGGTATCCAGCATGCAGGAGGACCAGACCCTGCGCCGTTCTCCGTCATTGCTGGTTTCGGCGTAGATGATATCAACGGTATCGAAACAGCTGCAGGTTCCGCAGACGGCACTGCAGCCGCCGCAGCCAATGCACTGCTCGTCGAATTCCTTCCAGAATTCCAGATTGATTGCCTCTTTCAGCTGCACGCGATTCTGAATTTTGGGAAGCTGGGCGATCTTTTTATTTGAGGTGACAAACTGAGGTATAAATTTTTTGGATTTTTCTCCTGAAAAATAAGGTGCAAAGGCTTGATCTTTGACAGAAACGAGGAGACTTGGGTGATCAAATCTGATTGCCATGCTGTAATCCTCGGTTTTGTTTGTCCCCATAGAAACACAGAAGCAGTCATCCCAACCGCCGCCGCATTCCATCACGACAAACCGGACCTTATCCCGCAGCCGCTCATAGTAGACGTCACCATGGCCGCCGTTTTCTAAAAAGATGTTGTCCAGCCGCTTGATTCCGTTGATATCGCAGGGGCGGGCAAAGATCAAAACGCCTCTGGAATCCGCAGAAGGTTCTTCGATGCTCTGATTTTCCCGGAATCGGATCATGGTCTGGGTGATGGGGTAGTAGATCTCTTTCGGTGAAAAATCCGATTGAATCTCATGAACGATTTCCTGGACCGAGTCAATTTCTCCGTAGCGAATTAAATCTGTACTGCTTTTCGAGCCGCGCTTTTCGTAGCGTTTCGGTGCGAAGATCCGGTATTCTTTTTTCAGTTCCTGAAGGATTTGATCCATTGTTTCTCTGCCCACAGAAAAAGCAGGTGATTTCGGTTGTGTGCTGTCTTCTTCTTGATTTTGTGCGCCTTTGTCAATGAAGGCTTTACTGTTATCAAGGAGTTTTTGGTCAAACCGGAGCAAGCCGACGGTAATCTTTGCAATTGCTTTGTAGAAAGGCGTATCAGCATATTGATCCACATCGGCAGCAAAGGCTGGAACCCAGTTCAAGAGATGTTCTCTCAGAAATTCACGCTGCTTGAACAGCCAGTCACTGCAGTCAGGATCACGGCGGGCTTCCTCGCATAAAAACGCCATGAATTCAAGTTCAAGGGCGATGTGATCCTCAAAAAGTCCAGAAGTCTCACCGTTCTTAATCAGGCCGGCCGACTCGTAATACTTTCGCACGGTTTCCCAGGCATCCTGCATGATGACTCTTTCGGGGCTGGTGTACACCGACTCATAGGGGAATGCCGCAGAGCCCTGAGAGATTCCCGCAGCCAGAAAGATCTTTGCATAGTCAGCGGCCAGATCGGTTAC
This genomic window from Clostridiales bacterium contains:
- the asrB gene encoding anaerobic sulfite reductase subunit AsrB; amino-acid sequence: MMKNIMMPQPHEILNVLKETQAEYTFRVACDAATQHGQFFMLSIPKIGEAPISVSGKGQGYVEFTIRKVGRLTEGVFGLKAGDTLFMRGPYGNAFPVEQFENKNLVFITGGTGLAPVRTLINHFYDHPEICKSVYLISGFKDVDAVLFTDDIRRFQERFHMTATLDNTAAPGFETGLVTEHIKKIPFASFDDFNVVVVGPPIMMHFSAMELIANGVDESKIWVSFERKMSCAVGKCGHCKINETYVCLEGPVFNYVKAKELLD
- the asrA gene encoding anaerobic sulfite reductase subunit AsrA, which gives rise to MAFLCEEARRDPDCSDWLFKQREFLREHLLNWVPAFAADVDQYADTPFYKAIAKITVGLLRFDQKLLDNSKAFIDKGAQNQEEDSTQPKSPAFSVGRETMDQILQELKKEYRIFAPKRYEKRGSKSSTDLIRYGEIDSVQEIVHEIQSDFSPKEIYYPITQTMIRFRENQSIEEPSADSRGVLIFARPCDINGIKRLDNIFLENGGHGDVYYERLRDKVRFVVMECGGGWDDCFCVSMGTNKTEDYSMAIRFDHPSLLVSVKDQAFAPYFSGEKSKKFIPQFVTSNKKIAQLPKIQNRVQLKEAINLEFWKEFDEQCIGCGGCSAVCGTCSCFDTVDIIYAETSNDGERRRVWSSCMLDTYTMTAGGSRFRKTPGANMRFKTLHKLYDYNLRFGGEAHMCVGCGRCDKRCPKEISFFDTICRLSEELERTVGNTTAAGLRGDRIAAVGEPAGRADAAAGRTAENPNRKVER